aaaactacgTACATTTTAACTTTTGGAAGGTATGCTTACTCACTCACTGTTCAATTTCCAACGACGAAAGATCGATCTTCCGGCGTAGGCTGAAAACAAGCGTTAATTCGGAAAGGTGGTTTACAGTACGAAGACTCCATCTCTTGCTACAACTCAGAATTCCCAACTTCGACCTACTCCTTGTATGTGGAGCCACAGAACTTTTGGGGGAATTTTCTCCCTGACAATTCAATCCGAACTTAACTGACAACAATAGCTTGTGAATATTTGTAAAGATTGCTTAAGCATGATATGAGTTTAACGAATGTGTAACGAAAATGAATTAAACTAGCGATGTCTTAACAATACTTATAACTGCAAATTCTGAACACATTTCCCGAACTCCCAGGGGGAACTTGAACGTTAATGAGGTTGGCTGATAATTATTCTTCATGAATATACAAATTTTGTGAGATTTTTATACTTTAAACATTAGGATGGTAATAGACGAGGCTAGCCTCCGCTGAACCCTATGATTTGGTGAACTGTGCTCCCTGAAGCTGCTGGAAGAGGAATCCTGGACAGAGTCGGGGCGAAGAGGAGAGCCGAAGGCGGAGAATTCTGCCTCTGTTTGGCCGACGATTGGGCAACCAGGAAGACGATGGCCGCAGTTGGCTTCATCACTGCAGCATGGTCTGCGCTCGGGCAACCGAGAAAACGAAGGCCGCAGGTGGCTTTAGCATTGCAGCATCCCTGATTTGCTCCTGCTTCTTCTTCACGCGCCTTGGCGCGCGCTGCTGTTTAACCCTGTCTAGGGTGCTCCTCGCAGGCGAAGGGTCCCAAGCGGGAAGGCGTTTGCTTATTCCAGCCCCCGGCTGACTGCGCTCTGCGGCTTACTTAGCCGGCGACTGGACGATGGGGTGCGTTTAAATAGCGTGGGTCGCTGCCCCACGCAATAAGCGAAAGACCGTCCGGTCTTTGAAGCTGTGGCGTCTTTCCTCCGAGCAGGATCTGTCGCCCCGTCACTCCACTTGTACGAGCAAGGGAATCAGCGGTTGCGTGAGCTGCAGAAAATCAGATGAAAACCTGTTCTGTGGATTTTTCCAATCGCACTCACCCAAAATATCGCGATCAACCGAAAGGTATGTCTTTTCCGTACCGTGTCGAGTTGTTTCACAATGGAATTTTCCTATGATGGCACTTCTTTAACgagaaaaggaaaggaaaaggaaaaggaaTTTGACATGGCCTGTCAGATGTCCAAAGCATCTCTGCGCGTTAACAGGTCAAAGTAACCCTGCGCCTGTTAACAGGTCAAAGTAACCCTGTGCCTGTCAAAGGGTGGCAGCATGTATCCCTGGCCCCGAGATCGATATCATGGTCTtgactttcaatttttctatCAAATCTTAGCCGATTAATCCTTCCCGCCAAACCTATCGACTTCTTCTACGTCGCTTCAGGCCCGCTACATGTGTGTCTTTTTTTGGCTATTCTAGCAATCACCAACGCACTGCattcgatttgaatttgtcAGGCCGTATTATTTTGCAAGTGTGtatggcagcatttttattcgttcatgttttatttaatggctttgatggcggcagcgtccgttgttcatttttgttgtggcatgcgagtgatatgcatACCTGCCCCgtatgataaagattttcgccgtaatgtttagcccgatagtgtcccgtgagtgctatccggcgattgcctaagcgctctcggcgatacgcgtcgGTACCCCCGACctccgtagtaattcttagttcgacagcgtcccgtaagtgctatccggcgattgcctaggcattctcggcgatgcctgtcgatatccccgacccccgtagtaattcttagttcggcggcgtcccgtaagtgctatccggcgattgcctaggcattctcggcgatacttgtcggtatttccgcatagcaaagttcccctttccgcgtcgtagtaattcttaggccgacagggtcccgtaagtaccgtccggcgatagcctaggtactctcggcgatacttgccggtatttccgcatagcaaagtcccctttccgcgtcgtagtaattcttaggccgacagggtcccgtaagtaccgtccggcgatagcctaggtactctcggcgatacttgtcggtattcccgcatagcaaagttcccctttccgcgtcgtagtaattcttaggccgacagggtcccgtgagtaccgtccggcgatagcctaggtactctcggcgatacttgccggtatttccgcatagcaaagtcccctttccgcgtcgtagtaattcttaggccgacagggtcccgtaagtactgtccggcgatagcctaggtactctcggcaacacctgtcggtattatcgcatagtaaagacctccgtattgattctgagttcggtggggccctgaaggcgctattcggcgataaccggagtgttctcggtgaaaccaactgccccgtcccacgctacgatcgcccccgtccgcgggactgcggccccgtcccccatcgcCGGTCCGAattacggagtcccggcaaattataaatattgctgtaatttcgaccctggagtagactgagatatgtaccccagcccaggatcgcttccttacaaaagttaaggtaacactagacttaacattaacatgtgttttcttttacaatggattgcgtcttttcagtccgttcccgtcctcggagcgggcttcatataagtggcggcgcaaggctgatcctcatatcagcatcagcataggccctgtagttgacagtagttgtgtgtggtttaagaaatctttgtgttttatgattctctttgtggtttgtgatttgaatatatgtttagtggcgcacagaattttaatttacattggcgagaaagaggaaataaagcttgtcggtagtggttgggaaggggaatgtgaatgtgtgtggggcgagttgggaaaatgggtgcttggcttggcgtcggcattttaatgtattccttattggcgttaattaagaatttttaaCAGTTTAGTTGGGCGGCAAACAAGTTAAGGGGCTCGTTAGTCGCCCGACGTGTCACACCGCTTCATCTGCCTCGTCGATCATCtgtaactgtatctgtatctgtacaaAGGAGCCTAGAATTTCTTAGATCTGTGTTCTTCTACCATCCTCTACATGGATTGGTTCCACATTAATCCTAAAGATGCACAAATTTTATAgcttgaacaaaaaaaaaaaaacacatacaatAATCGCATATCACATATTATGTTTTTTGTGGAGagtgggagggggagggggagggttccaaagtatttaCACGGTCCAATGTTTGCACGGGTAATATAATGGAGATTCTCTTGGTAAAGATTTTATTCGTAATTTATTCGCCCAACTATCGAAAAAGACTCGCGTGTGCCGTACGATACGATCCATTACGATACGATATCGTCTGTgggctatatatgtatgtatattgatgtgtgcatatgtatgtacaatccgaagagaggattactcttgttttgttctctttcCTAGATGATAATATCGTATCAGTGGTTCTGGAAGGGGGTGCTTAAACCTACGACGAAAGCTATAATCCAGTGGATGGGTCGGAATAGGTGTCCTGTTCCTCCGCTCAGACATAGACCTCTCCTGTCTTGGCCTCGGGACTGTGTTTGGCGAGGGTTGAGGTAGCACTcgtggccgttgccgttgccgtggcgCCGCTCTGGGGCAGGGCGATCGTGCCACCGGATGAAGAGTTGTCCACTGTATCCACTGTGGGGGCTCCTGCCGAACGCACCGAGGAGCGCACTGTGGGGTCCTGCAGGTTGAAGCTCAGACTGAAGCTGTTGTTCCGCGaaatgttgccgttgccgctgccgttcagGGGCTTCACGGACAGGAGGGCCGTGGTGgtgatgccgccgccgccgcccgcaCCCGGCCCCACGGTCATGCCGTTGCTGGAGccactgttgctgtagccgtccTGCTCCTGGGCCAGGTCCACGATGGACAGGGACGAGGGGAAGCGCTGAATGGAGAGCGAGACGGGGATCGTGGTGATGACGTCATTGGGCTCGTAGCCACTGGCCGTTGTCGTGATGGTCGGCAGCTGGGCGTTCGCAGCGATGGGAAGGATGCTCAGGGTCCCCGTGGGAATGGTGTACCCGCCGCCGCAGCTGTTGGCCATCGTGAAGGGAAACGACAGCGTGGTGATGTTCGTGAAAGCGGAGAGGGCTACGGAATCGAGAATCGAAGGGAGAGAGATTGTGGTTGGAGTAtctgaatctgcatctgcgggAGTATCTGTGCCCGGTACTCACTGCTGTGAACTCGCTGTAAATGATGACCACTGCGGGCAGGGTCAACGCCTTGACGCAGCATATGAGGAACCCAAAGAAGAGCCACGCGATCTCCCCGCAGGTGGAGAAGCGGAAGAGCTGCAGGAAGCCGATCTGCTGTGTGGGCTCCAGTCCTGCGGCCACCGGCGCCTCATCCAGGGACTTGCCATCGGTTGTCGTCGTGCCAGAAGCCTCGTCCATCTATCGGTACGACGAAGGACGGAGGAATAGTGTTACTCGAGCCAAGAGCCGCGATTTATTCACAGAcacggacagagacagacggcacgcaaaggttaattcaattactgccacactctcagaggcatgtatctgtatctgtggctgtggcaagggTACAGCAGCtactttgtatcttttgccaTAGTTCTCTCTCATTGACCCGCGGGGTTAACGAGTAATAGAATCTACCGTTTATTATTGGACATTCCAACGCCAATTTGgagcgattcgattcgattccctttCAGAGGCCCGTACAGAAATCTGTGTGGCGCCATTCGCCCCTGCCCCCTCTCCTTGTCGTGGGATGGATGATcaccttttaattgattttcaacACTTTGATCCTTCAGATACTGTATCTATGCACTGATTTCTGCAGAAGATCCGTTACTGCTCACTCGGACCGCCCAAGCGCGACTGCTGGAACACCGTCCGCGGAGCCACCCATTTATGTTGATTCCCCGATGTGGATGCTGGACAGAGTACTCGGGCTTGGGCATGAGTACTCGTGAGTGTATCGTATCAATCGCTCGCTTTGGGGTTCACAATTCTAATTGATCTCCGCTTTCCGCTCTTGGGGTAGGTTCCGCCGAAAGAGGCGCTTCAATTTACAATGAGAGCAAAAGAGACATTCTGTAgagggtttttcttttctttgcttttcttttctttattctttttctttcatttggaGGGTGGAAGGTGCAACAATCTAAAACGGAGGCAGACTCTTGAGCCTCCTGCTGGTGCGCAGCACGAATGGTGCCGGCTGATTTGTACCGGCATTTCCTCCAGCGGGAACGACTTCGGGAGCAGCTACGGGAGCGACTGCGGGAGCGACTCCGACCGACTCGCCTTCATCGTCCGAGCCCCCGAGCATTACGCTGTCCAAAGTAGTGCGGGACGCTCGCAGTGTCATCATGTGCCGGGTGCTGCGTTCGCCCAAGGTGTTGCGCACCTTCAGGCAGCTCTTCTGCGACAGGGgtctttttttttcgcccgtACCCAGGGCGAGGACGCGGCGCTGGCACTCGCCGAATGCCACGGCATGGCTGCTGGTGGGCCCGTCGTCCTCATTGCCGGGCCGTTCAAAAATCGTCTCGAGACCGGTAGGCCTCGACTTTGCGATGGTCTGCGATGGCGCCTGAGAACCGGTGGTCGGCGTCAGGCtgggcttcttggccaggcgGCTGGGACTAAGACTGGGCCTGGCGgcgctctggctcttgctcttgcaggCGCGCGGCGGCATTTGGCGCCGAACCATAGTCGCGGTTGCCACAGAagggaaaaagagagagacacaaaatattcggcac
Above is a genomic segment from Drosophila miranda strain MSH22 chromosome Y unlocalized genomic scaffold, D.miranda_PacBio2.1 Contig_Y3_pilon, whole genome shotgun sequence containing:
- the LOC117194319 gene encoding protein tantalus-like, with translation MVRRQMPPRACKSKSQSAARPSLSPSRLAKKPSLTPTTGSQAPSQTIAKSRPTGLETIFERPGNEDDGPTSSHAVAFGECQRRVLALGTGEKKRPLSQKSCLKVRNTLGERSTRHMMTLRASRTTLDSVMLGGSDDEGESVGVAPAVAPVAAPEVVPAGGNAGTNQPAPFVLRTSRRLKSLPPF